From Candidatus Vondammii sp. HM_W22, one genomic window encodes:
- a CDS encoding ATP-binding protein has protein sequence MDITELDTRQIHSAFSPAREILDPKLFVGRSAEIRKSINALINPGSFLAIFGLRGVGKSSVAHQLIAEGDKTLPHSLGLEKTLPRRDFDFIVLYYKSDGFVDNIADLFKRILFGNDDNNSLLSLTKSGDKKLKEFKITVSVDGNAGFFGAKIGEK, from the coding sequence ATGGATATTACTGAACTAGATACAAGACAAATACATTCCGCATTTTCTCCTGCGCGTGAAATTCTTGACCCAAAATTATTTGTTGGAAGATCAGCTGAAATTCGAAAATCAATAAACGCACTTATCAACCCTGGAAGCTTCCTTGCGATTTTTGGACTACGCGGTGTTGGTAAATCTTCTGTAGCACATCAACTAATTGCGGAAGGAGATAAGACACTTCCTCATTCATTAGGGTTGGAAAAAACACTTCCAAGAAGGGACTTTGACTTTATCGTCCTATATTATAAAAGCGATGGGTTTGTTGACAATATCGCAGATTTATTTAAGAGGATATTATTTGGCAATGATGACAACAATTCACTTTTATCCTTGACAAAGTCAGGCGATAAAAAACTCAAAGAATTTAAAATAACTGTAAGCGTAGACGGAAATGCAGGATTCTTTGGAGCTAAGATTGGCGAAAAATGA
- a CDS encoding IS3 family transposase (programmed frameshift): MKKKRYREEQIIGAIKQHESGIKVDDICRQFGISTGCFYNWRSKYAGMDVSEAKRLKELESENNKLKKLLAEKMLEAEAMKDVLFKKVVKPADRKQIVSYLKSRFKLSERRACQLAGLSRTAFRYVTQWGKDEPLRKRLLELAKKHPSYGYLFLHGLLRGEGLVKNKKRTYRVYNEEGLQVRTKKRKKIIRPRMPMIMPIGKNIRWSMDFVSDQLANGRRFRVFNVIDDYSREVIGQLSDFSINGHQVARFLTQLIELRSAPDQIICDNGTEFTSKAMFYWQKESGVKLGFIQPGKPTQNAFVESLNGKFRNECLNQHWFRSIDDARHEIDQWREHYNHVRPHSALNYLSPVAFVNRAA, from the exons ATGAAGAAGAAGCGTTACAGAGAAGAGCAAATTATTGGTGCCATCAAGCAGCATGAGTCAGGGATAAAAGTTGATGACATTTGTCGTCAGTTCGGCATTTCAACCGGGTGCTTTTATAACTGGCGAAGCAAGTACGCCGGCATGGATGTCTCAGAAGCCAAACGGCTCAAAGAGCTTGAAAGCGAAAACAACAAGCTTAAGAAGTTACTTGCCGAGAAAATGCTTGAAGCTGAGGCGATGAAGGATGTGCTCT TCAAAAAAGTGGTAAAGCCTGCTGATAGAAAACAAATCGTGAGCTACCTTAAGTCGCGATTCAAATTAAGTGAGCGTAGAGCTTGCCAATTAGCAGGCTTAAGTAGAACCGCTTTTCGGTACGTTACTCAATGGGGAAAAGATGAGCCTCTACGCAAACGGTTACTTGAGCTGGCAAAGAAGCATCCGAGTTATGGTTATTTGTTTTTACATGGCCTCCTGAGAGGAGAGGGGCTTGTGAAAAACAAGAAGCGGACCTACCGAGTCTATAACGAAGAAGGTCTTCAAGTGAGGACTAAAAAACGCAAGAAGATAATACGACCAAGAATGCCAATGATTATGCCCATTGGTAAAAATATACGCTGGTCAATGGATTTTGTCAGTGATCAGTTGGCTAATGGTCGCCGCTTTCGAGTATTTAATGTGATTGATGATTACTCAAGAGAAGTTATTGGCCAGCTCTCTGACTTCTCGATCAATGGTCACCAGGTCGCTCGTTTTTTAACTCAGCTGATTGAGCTAAGGAGTGCTCCGGATCAAATAATCTGCGACAACGGTACTGAGTTTACTAGCAAGGCGATGTTCTACTGGCAAAAAGAAAGTGGCGTTAAGCTAGGTTTTATTCAGCCAGGTAAGCCTACTCAGAATGCGTTTGTAGAAAGCTTAAACGGTAAATTCAGAAATGAATGCTTAAATCAGCATTGGTTCAGGTCCATTGATGACGCTAGACATGAAATTGATCAATGGCGAGAGCACTACAATCACGTGCGGCCTCATAGCGCATTAAATTATTTGTCACCTGTGGCCTTTGTGAATAGGGCCGCTTAG
- a CDS encoding AAA family ATPase, translating to MLAKISIPLQLTGGVEATIAYFSDGQFQSVYIYSIVELFKDRNYIILLDEPDSFLHPEWQFDFLKQVFEITEAASKKNDVLLSSHSASTISSAPESVINLFDLDGTQIAVKKINKSDVIKSLSSGLITFSESEARLDIHHVLKNNTGTNATYLSNNLLI from the coding sequence ATGCTGGCGAAGATCTCAATCCCGCTGCAATTGACCGGGGGCGTAGAGGCCACCATTGCCTATTTTAGCGACGGACAGTTTCAGTCTGTGTACATCTACTCCATCGTCGAACTGTTCAAGGACCGCAATTACATCATCCTGCTCGACGAGCCCGATTCGTTCCTTCACCCAGAGTGGCAGTTCGATTTCCTTAAGCAGGTATTTGAAATTACCGAAGCAGCTTCAAAGAAAAATGACGTTCTGTTGAGTAGTCATAGCGCATCAACTATATCGAGTGCGCCAGAAAGCGTCATAAACCTGTTCGATCTCGATGGTACTCAGATAGCTGTCAAAAAAATTAATAAGTCAGATGTCATAAAATCCCTTTCATCTGGACTAATTACGTTTTCAGAGAGTGAAGCAAGGTTAGATATTCATCATGTCCTTAAAAACAATACAGGGACGAATGCTACTTACTTAAGCAATAACCTGCTGATATAA
- a CDS encoding AAA family ATPase, with the protein MRLKSVYIGKYKNLREFTLSFDDNSFVDVFVGKNGTGKSNLFEALIEIFRHIAEYDRDKDDLGFSYRIEYELDEKAIKVEWSWGEIDDASLLDNQW; encoded by the coding sequence ATGCGGCTGAAATCTGTCTATATTGGCAAGTATAAAAACCTCCGGGAATTCACTCTGAGTTTCGACGACAATAGTTTCGTCGATGTCTTTGTCGGTAAGAATGGCACCGGGAAGTCCAACTTGTTTGAAGCGCTGATCGAGATTTTCCGGCATATTGCCGAATATGACCGTGATAAGGATGATTTAGGTTTCAGTTACCGTATTGAATATGAACTCGACGAGAAGGCAATCAAGGTAGAGTGGAGTTGGGGTGAAATTGATGATGCTTCTCTCCTTGATAATCAATGGTAG
- a CDS encoding formyltransferase family protein: protein MRILFLTHAFNSLTQRLFVELQEQGHEVSVEFDINDEVTLKAIELYQPELIIAPFLKRAIPESVWREHVCLVVHPGIRGDRGPSALDWAILNREQRWGVTVLQANAEVDAGDIWASSELAMRDVSKASLYRNEITKAAVDAVLDAVAHYQQGGFKPEQLDYVNPDTRGELYAP, encoded by the coding sequence ATGCGTATCCTGTTTCTGACTCACGCCTTCAATAGCCTGACTCAGAGACTGTTTGTCGAGTTGCAGGAACAGGGTCACGAGGTTTCGGTTGAATTTGATATCAATGATGAAGTGACCCTCAAGGCAATTGAGCTTTACCAGCCCGAACTGATTATTGCCCCTTTTCTAAAACGTGCCATTCCCGAAAGTGTCTGGCGCGAACATGTCTGCTTGGTTGTGCACCCAGGCATCCGCGGTGATCGCGGGCCATCGGCGCTGGACTGGGCCATTCTCAACCGTGAACAGCGTTGGGGTGTCACCGTCCTGCAGGCCAATGCCGAGGTGGATGCCGGTGATATCTGGGCCTCCAGTGAACTTGCCATGCGTGATGTCAGCAAAGCCAGTCTGTATCGTAATGAGATAACGAAAGCGGCAGTCGATGCTGTGCTGGATGCGGTGGCGCACTATCAGCAGGGCGGGTTCAAACCCGAACAGCTGGACTATGTGAATCCCGATACCCGGGGTGAGCTATACGCCCCTTGA
- a CDS encoding HypC/HybG/HupF family hydrogenase formation chaperone: MCLALPARVVAINEQTDMATVALGEVKKEISLALVEDVKIDDFVLIHVGYALNKVSPEEAELTLQLFAEAGLTEELQQ; this comes from the coding sequence ATGTGTCTGGCATTACCCGCAAGAGTCGTTGCCATTAATGAACAGACCGACATGGCCACCGTTGCTCTGGGTGAAGTGAAAAAAGAGATATCACTGGCATTGGTAGAAGATGTAAAGATCGATGATTTTGTCTTGATCCATGTCGGTTATGCACTCAACAAAGTCAGCCCGGAGGAGGCAGAACTAACGCTGCAACTGTTTGCCGAGGCAGGATTAACGGAAGAGCTGCAGCAATGA
- the hypB gene encoding hydrogenase nickel incorporation protein HypB, with product MCTVCGCGEGETKIEGHEHSHDHGHYHHAHDHHGGHTHDYGQGPAHAHAPGLTQSRMVQIEEDILGKNNEYAAANRRWFGEHGILALNLVSSPGSGKTMLLTRTIDDLKAELKLSVIEGDQQTANDANRIRETGVKALQINTGKGCHLDGHMTGHALDTLKPEDGSVLFIENVGNLVCPAAFDLGEAHKVAILSVTEGEDKPIKYPDIFYAADLLLLNKIDLLPYLQFDVEKCIEYAHRVNPGIKVLQVSATTGEGMDAWYQWVRVTRQLASIGV from the coding sequence ATGTGTACGGTATGCGGATGTGGCGAAGGCGAGACCAAAATTGAGGGTCATGAACACTCTCACGATCATGGGCATTACCACCATGCCCATGATCACCATGGTGGGCACACCCATGATTATGGTCAGGGTCCGGCCCATGCGCACGCCCCCGGTCTGACACAGAGCCGTATGGTTCAGATCGAGGAAGATATACTCGGTAAGAACAATGAGTATGCCGCAGCCAATCGGCGCTGGTTTGGCGAGCACGGCATTCTGGCACTGAATCTGGTATCCAGTCCTGGTTCTGGCAAGACAATGTTGCTGACCCGGACTATTGACGATTTGAAAGCCGAGCTGAAATTGTCAGTGATTGAGGGCGATCAACAGACCGCCAATGATGCCAACCGCATCCGGGAGACCGGTGTTAAGGCTCTGCAGATCAATACCGGAAAAGGCTGCCATCTGGATGGCCATATGACCGGCCATGCACTTGACACCTTGAAGCCGGAAGATGGCAGCGTGCTGTTCATCGAAAATGTCGGAAATCTGGTTTGTCCCGCGGCCTTCGATCTGGGTGAGGCGCATAAAGTGGCGATCCTCTCAGTCACCGAGGGTGAGGATAAACCGATCAAATACCCGGACATATTCTACGCCGCCGATCTGCTGCTGCTGAATAAGATCGATCTGTTGCCCTATTTACAGTTCGACGTTGAAAAGTGTATCGAATATGCCCACCGGGTGAACCCCGGGATCAAGGTTCTGCAGGTCTCTGCAACCACAGGTGAAGGGATGGATGCCTGGTATCAGTGGGTCAGGGTGACCCGGCAACTGGCATCGATTGGGGTATAG
- the hypA gene encoding hydrogenase maturation nickel metallochaperone HypA, which yields MHEMSLCEDVLQILEDNAKSQGYDRVKTVWLEIGALSCVELEAMRFCFDAVMRDTLADQARLEIIEVPGEAWCIQCSKTVPAKQRFDACPECGSYQLQVTGGDEMKIKELEVE from the coding sequence ATGCATGAGATGTCACTCTGCGAAGATGTTTTGCAGATTCTCGAAGATAATGCGAAGAGTCAGGGATACGACAGGGTAAAGACCGTATGGCTGGAGATCGGTGCGCTTTCCTGCGTCGAGTTGGAAGCGATGCGCTTCTGTTTCGATGCGGTGATGCGTGACACGCTGGCTGATCAAGCCAGGCTGGAGATTATCGAAGTGCCGGGTGAGGCATGGTGTATACAGTGTTCAAAGACGGTACCGGCGAAACAGCGTTTTGATGCCTGTCCTGAGTGCGGCAGTTATCAGTTGCAGGTGACAGGTGGCGACGAGATGAAGATTAAAGAGTTGGAGGTTGAGTGA
- a CDS encoding urease accessory protein, with amino-acid sequence MGSLLLIGLLIGMRHALEADHVAAVASLVSRKQSLSHTIEQGGAWGLGHTITLFLFGSIVLFMDTIMPEYLVKWLEITVGVMLVLLGGDVLRWVIRDKVHFHSHKHNNGDYHFHAHAGELRAKHDASQHDHSHSRGFPLRALMVGMMHGMAGSAAVILLALGTVTSPLQGLLYILMFGIGSMVGMALLSAIISIPLRLSAKRLTWMHSGFQVLIGVLTIGLGFMVIYQNSQFLLA; translated from the coding sequence ATGGGCAGCTTACTATTGATCGGACTTTTGATTGGCATGCGTCATGCCCTGGAAGCAGATCATGTGGCGGCGGTCGCCTCTCTGGTGAGTAGAAAACAGTCACTTTCCCATACCATTGAACAGGGCGGCGCCTGGGGTTTGGGGCACACCATTACGCTATTTCTGTTTGGCTCTATTGTACTCTTCATGGATACGATAATGCCTGAATATCTGGTCAAATGGCTGGAAATAACGGTCGGTGTGATGTTGGTGCTGCTGGGTGGGGATGTGCTGCGATGGGTGATTCGCGACAAGGTACATTTTCATAGTCATAAACATAACAATGGTGATTACCATTTTCATGCGCATGCCGGTGAGTTGCGGGCTAAACATGATGCCTCGCAACACGATCACAGCCACTCACGCGGTTTTCCATTACGTGCGCTGATGGTGGGAATGATGCATGGAATGGCCGGGTCCGCAGCGGTAATACTGCTTGCGTTGGGTACGGTTACTTCACCACTGCAGGGTTTGCTCTATATTTTGATGTTTGGTATCGGTTCCATGGTCGGTATGGCGCTGCTGTCCGCGATTATATCCATACCCCTGCGCCTCTCCGCTAAACGGCTGACCTGGATGCACAGTGGTTTTCAGGTGTTGATTGGCGTATTGACCATCGGCCTGGGTTTTATGGTGATTTACCAGAACAGTCAGTTTCTATTGGCTTGA
- a CDS encoding IS256 family transposase, producing MSKNNVVKLAGRDTIIDPLTELPRSGAEQLIYQAVEAELLELLAEHVERRTEDGKVGVVRNGHLPARKLQTGLGPVTVKIPKIRAKTGEPVTFRSALVPPYVRKTKSLEAALAWLYLKGISSGEMGEALKVLVVPDATGLSAGRVSRLKQVWAEEYRSWCEERLDKGHWVYVWADGIYSGQRAEQTKLCALVVIGVNERGEKHFLAIEDGVRESTQSWREVLLKLKSRGLTPPKLAIGDGAMGFRAALEEVYPETRQQRCWMHKTMNVLNCLPRSAQPKAKQALHNIWQSETQADAEKAFDLFIKTYEPKYPKAAICLHKDREELMAFYQFPAQHWQSIRTSNPIESTFGTIRHRTRRSKGCLSRDGMLHMMFKLGLCAVKKWRRLRGFDYLAKVITGIKFKEGVEVAGVDQVAA from the coding sequence ATGAGTAAGAATAACGTTGTTAAGCTGGCAGGTCGCGATACGATTATCGATCCGCTGACAGAGTTGCCGAGAAGCGGTGCAGAGCAGTTGATCTACCAGGCGGTGGAGGCCGAGCTGCTGGAGCTGTTGGCGGAGCACGTCGAGCGACGGACAGAGGATGGCAAGGTGGGTGTGGTGCGTAATGGTCACCTGCCAGCCCGTAAACTGCAGACAGGATTAGGGCCGGTCACGGTCAAGATCCCCAAAATACGAGCGAAGACCGGCGAGCCGGTGACGTTCCGATCAGCTCTGGTGCCGCCGTATGTACGCAAGACGAAGTCACTGGAAGCGGCGCTGGCGTGGCTCTACCTGAAGGGGATTTCCAGTGGAGAGATGGGTGAAGCCCTGAAAGTGCTGGTGGTTCCGGATGCAACAGGCTTGTCGGCCGGCAGGGTATCGCGTCTGAAGCAAGTCTGGGCAGAAGAATATCGGAGCTGGTGCGAGGAGCGCCTGGATAAGGGCCATTGGGTGTATGTGTGGGCAGACGGTATCTACAGCGGACAGAGAGCAGAGCAGACGAAGCTGTGTGCCCTGGTGGTGATCGGCGTGAATGAGCGTGGTGAGAAGCATTTTCTGGCAATTGAGGATGGTGTACGGGAGTCCACACAGAGCTGGCGGGAGGTACTGTTGAAACTGAAGTCACGCGGACTGACCCCGCCAAAATTGGCGATCGGTGACGGTGCCATGGGATTCCGGGCTGCACTGGAGGAAGTGTATCCGGAGACGCGCCAGCAGCGCTGCTGGATGCACAAGACCATGAACGTGCTGAACTGCCTGCCAAGGTCAGCTCAGCCGAAAGCGAAGCAGGCACTGCATAACATCTGGCAGTCGGAGACCCAGGCCGATGCGGAAAAGGCCTTTGATCTGTTTATCAAAACGTATGAGCCAAAGTATCCGAAGGCTGCCATCTGTCTGCACAAAGACCGAGAGGAACTGATGGCTTTCTATCAATTTCCTGCGCAGCACTGGCAGAGCATTCGAACCAGCAATCCGATTGAATCCACCTTCGGGACAATCCGTCATCGAACCAGGCGTTCCAAGGGCTGCCTATCGCGTGACGGCATGCTACACATGATGTTCAAACTCGGCCTGTGTGCCGTGAAGAAGTGGAGACGATTACGGGGTTTCGATTACCTGGCGAAGGTGATAACCGGAATCAAATTTAAAGAGGGTGTTGAGGTAGCAGGAGTCGATCAGGTCGCCGCTTGA
- a CDS encoding autotransporter outer membrane beta-barrel domain-containing protein, whose amino-acid sequence MTWEEKKALTGRLGLALEGGRLKSQGGNGLTGYVLTNLVHDFDRPGSLNASGTSVGMQVNKMRVNRTRIEGRFGVQLLTDDDRLIFFGEIGVAKDLRGKPHTQYSGTAGLRWNF is encoded by the coding sequence GTGACCTGGGAGGAGAAAAAAGCGTTGACGGGCCGGCTTGGTCTTGCGTTGGAGGGTGGCAGGCTGAAGTCTCAGGGGGGCAATGGTCTGACCGGTTATGTTCTTACCAACCTTGTACATGACTTTGACCGACCGGGCAGCCTTAATGCCTCAGGGACCAGTGTAGGGATGCAGGTGAACAAAATGCGAGTAAACAGAACCCGCATTGAGGGGCGGTTTGGCGTTCAACTGCTGACCGATGATGATCGTCTGATATTCTTTGGTGAGATCGGTGTTGCGAAGGATTTAAGGGGAAAACCCCATACTCAGTACAGTGGCACTGCAGGACTCCGGTGGAACTTCTGA
- a CDS encoding autotransporter outer membrane beta-barrel domain-containing protein — protein MTMNCLPVLTAGVFGHYKRLDLDVDNAMGERLSSADTSSYGGGASLIWYSQDGFYGGLVGQLTAYDIDVTGYTGGKGSLDALTWSISVEGGHRFDFIGGTRLVPQAQLAWHGLELDDYH, from the coding sequence ATGACCATGAACTGCTTGCCGGTGCTGACGGCGGGCGTGTTCGGTCATTACAAGCGTCTTGATCTGGATGTTGACAATGCCATGGGTGAACGGCTTTCCAGCGCGGATACCAGTAGCTATGGTGGCGGTGCGTCGTTGATCTGGTACAGCCAAGATGGCTTTTATGGCGGTCTGGTTGGCCAGTTGACGGCCTATGACATCGATGTGACAGGTTATACTGGCGGTAAAGGTTCTCTGGACGCACTGACTTGGTCGATAAGTGTTGAGGGCGGGCATCGATTTGATTTTATTGGCGGCACGCGTCTTGTCCCCCAGGCGCAGCTTGCGTGGCATGGCCTGGAGCTTGATGATTATCACTGA